The following are from one region of the Primulina eburnea isolate SZY01 chromosome 17, ASM2296580v1, whole genome shotgun sequence genome:
- the LOC140818513 gene encoding proteasome subunit beta type-6-like — protein MDLDAPHSMGTTIIGVTYNGGVVLGADSRTSTGMYVANRASDKITQLTDNVYLCRSGSAADSQIVSDYVRHFLHQHTIQLGQPSTVKVAANLIRLFSYNNKDMLQTGLIVGGWDKYEGGKIYGVPLGGTILDLPFTIGGSGSSYLYGFFDQAWKAGMTQSEAEQLVVKAVSLAIARDGASGGVVRTVTINSDGVTRKFVPGDELPLWHEELEAHDSLLDILSSVSPDPMVS, from the exons ATGGATCTCGACGCTCCTCACTCGATGGGAACTACGATCATCGGCGTTACCTACAACGGCGGCGTTGTTCTTGGCGCCGACTCACGCACAAGCACTG GAATGTATGTGGCAAACAGGGCATCTGATAAGATCACTCAGTTGACAGACAATGTCTACCTTTGCCGCTCTGGATCG GCTGCCGATTCTCAGATTGTTTCTGATTATGTCCGTCACTTTCTCCATCAGCACAC GATACAACTTGGACAACCTTCAACTGTAAAAGTTGCTGCGAATCTTATCAGATtgttttcttacaataataag GACATGCTTCAAACTGGCCTTATTGTTGGAGGCTGGGATAAGTATGAAGGGGGAAAAATATATGGAGTACCTCTAGGAGGAACAATTTTAGATCTCCCTTTTACTATTGGAG GATCCGGCTCTTCATATTTGTACGGTTTCTTTGACCAAGCATGGAAGGCAGGGATGACTCAGAGCGAGGCTGAG CAACTTGTCGTCAAGGCAGTGTCTCTGGCCATTGCTCGTGATGGTGCTAGCGGTGGTGTTGTTCGCACAGTGACC ATCAACTCTGATGGGGTAACTCGGAAGTTCGTCCCAGGTGACGAACTCCCTCTCTGGCACGAAGAATTGGAAGCCCACGATTCATTGTTGGATATTTTGTCGTCTGTGAGTCCTGATCCGATGGTCAGTTGA
- the LOC140817811 gene encoding protein FAR1-RELATED SEQUENCE 5-like, giving the protein MKFESLEEAFSFYNQYARESGFSARMSNSKKSKKTNEVIWKKFVCFKEGHTDAIRWSKQSKSDEPVKERARGEIRTGCKSKISVVKEQTGLGWVVSNFIESHNHPLSTPSKVHLLRSRRTVSAAKKALSQQFAEANVPTCQQMRLFEIESGGPEHVGCTERDIRNYEKTLRDERKGIDAKTLIDFFLSEKDKSSIFFFDYETDSDNRFIRCFWADPVSRRAYTAFGDVVVFDTTYNTNKYG; this is encoded by the coding sequence ATGAAATTCGAATCTTTAGAGGAGGCGTTTTCATTCTACAACCAATATGCACGAGAATCTGGTTTTAGTGCGAGAATGAGCAATAGCAAAAAAAGTAAGAAAACAAATGAAGTTATCTGGAAAAAATTTGTATGTTTTAAAGAAGGACATACAGATGCAATCAGATGGAGTAAACAATCAAAAAGTGATGAACCAGTAAAGGAAAGAGCTCGTGGTGAGATAAGAACTGGATGTAAGTCAAAGATTTCAGTTGTGAAGGAACAAACTGGTCTAGGTTGGGTTGTTAGTAACTTCATAGAAAGTCATAATCATCCACTATCCACTCCTTCAAAGGTGCATTTGTTACGCTCACGTCGTACTGTTTCTGCAGCAAAGAAAGCACTGAGTCAACAGTTTGCAGAAGCGAATGTACCTACTTGCCAACAAATGCGATTGTTTGAAATAGAGTCTGGAGGGCCTGAACATGTAGGTTGCACGGAAAGAGATATAAGAAACTACGAGAAAACGCTTAGGGATGAACGCAAGGGTATTGATGCCAAAACATTGATTGATTTCTTTCTGTCTGAGAAAGACAAGAGTTCAATTTTCTTTTTTGATTACGAGACTGATTCAGACAATAGATTTATTCGGTGTTTTTGGGCGGATCCTGTGTCAAGGAGGGCATACACTGCATTTGGTGATGTAGTGGTGTTTGATACAACGTATAACACCAACAAATATGGATGA